In Symmachiella dynata, the following are encoded in one genomic region:
- a CDS encoding DUF1501 domain-containing protein: MLTIAGRAHSTGEFCDGVSRRDVLRIGSLAAMGTAGAWSLPDLLRAESLSGSKSPKSVIMIYLVGGPPHQDMFDLKPEAPKEIAGPWRPIATNVPGFEICEAFPRLATMADKLTVIRSLVGNQAGHDAIQVFNGHHPKNQKPSGGWPQFGTIVSKVQGPARPESPPFVSLCYTCTHGPYNEPGPGFLGAAHSPFRPMGETRHDMVLNGVTLDRLADRKSLLKGLDVIRREIDQTSTMEGLDAFTEQAMGLLTSSKLAEALDLSQEDPRTVERYGTGDPTIMIDSNGAPRVPQSLLLARRLIEAGVRVVTLNYSKWDWHGGRNTEGRADNSIFLREAEDFPIFDQCLSALVEDLNQRGLAEDCAVVVWGEFGRTPRISARVGRDHWPKVNCALMAGGAMQHGQVIGATDRIAGEAVARPVTFGEVYATLFRHLGIDTGQTTITDLNGRPQYLVEGEAQPMPELV, encoded by the coding sequence ATGTTGACGATTGCAGGACGCGCCCACTCCACTGGAGAATTTTGCGATGGTGTTTCGCGACGTGATGTTCTGCGGATTGGGAGTCTGGCCGCGATGGGAACCGCCGGCGCGTGGTCGCTGCCGGACCTGCTGCGTGCGGAATCGCTGTCGGGCAGCAAGTCGCCAAAATCGGTCATCATGATCTACTTGGTCGGCGGGCCGCCGCACCAGGATATGTTTGATCTCAAGCCGGAAGCCCCCAAGGAAATCGCCGGGCCATGGCGACCGATCGCGACCAATGTTCCCGGATTTGAAATCTGCGAGGCGTTTCCCCGGCTCGCCACCATGGCGGACAAGTTGACGGTGATCCGCTCGCTGGTTGGCAATCAAGCAGGTCACGATGCGATCCAAGTTTTCAACGGCCACCACCCCAAAAATCAAAAGCCATCAGGCGGCTGGCCGCAGTTTGGGACGATAGTGTCAAAAGTACAAGGTCCGGCACGTCCCGAATCCCCGCCCTTTGTCAGCCTGTGCTACACCTGCACCCACGGTCCTTACAATGAACCCGGTCCGGGGTTTCTGGGAGCAGCGCACTCGCCCTTTCGACCGATGGGTGAGACACGACACGATATGGTCCTCAACGGCGTCACGCTCGATCGACTGGCCGACCGGAAATCGCTTCTCAAAGGGTTGGACGTCATCCGTCGGGAGATCGATCAGACCTCGACGATGGAGGGTCTGGATGCCTTCACTGAACAAGCGATGGGGCTGCTCACCTCATCGAAGCTGGCCGAGGCTTTGGACCTCTCTCAAGAAGATCCGCGTACAGTCGAGCGTTACGGGACCGGCGACCCGACCATTATGATCGACAGCAATGGCGCTCCGCGCGTGCCGCAAAGCCTGCTGCTCGCCCGCCGTTTAATCGAAGCCGGTGTCCGCGTCGTCACGCTGAACTACAGCAAGTGGGACTGGCACGGCGGACGGAATACCGAAGGGCGGGCCGATAACTCCATCTTCCTGCGCGAAGCGGAGGATTTTCCAATCTTCGATCAATGCCTCAGCGCGCTGGTGGAAGATCTCAATCAGCGAGGGCTCGCCGAAGATTGCGCCGTCGTCGTCTGGGGAGAATTCGGCCGGACGCCGAGAATCAGTGCCCGAGTCGGACGCGACCATTGGCCGAAAGTGAATTGTGCGTTGATGGCTGGTGGAGCAATGCAACATGGACAGGTGATCGGCGCGACCGACCGCATCGCCGGAGAAGCGGTCGCCCGCCCGGTGACGTTTGGCGAAGTCTACGCCACACTCTTCCGACATCTCGGCATCGATACCGGCCAGACCACGATCACCGACCTCAACGGTCGCCCACAATATCTGGTCGAAGGCGAAGCTCAACCCATGCCGGAATTGGTCTAG
- a CDS encoding putative zinc-binding metallopeptidase, with the protein MTLWRKLEAAKHRVLWVVERLGFPVSGNNALQPNLTFEFKSDENGKVSTGHADGCITISLREADSVEREKTRVEFQEPKRTLVGHFRHELGHYYWDLLVRDFRVEESRHLFGDERNPTYADSQKRYYQQGPAKNWQQSYVSGYASMHPWEDFAETFQAYLDMATILSTTEHFGLVTTSYENFDSMLAAYSRVGIIANELNRDMGLLDLVPQIFNDSVVEKLRFIHQLPVKTEKVTPALTQN; encoded by the coding sequence GTGACACTTTGGAGAAAATTAGAAGCTGCCAAACATCGAGTCTTGTGGGTCGTCGAGCGATTGGGATTTCCCGTCTCTGGAAATAACGCACTCCAACCGAATTTGACGTTTGAATTCAAATCCGATGAAAACGGCAAAGTCTCCACAGGACACGCTGACGGTTGCATTACCATCAGCCTGCGAGAAGCGGACAGCGTCGAACGTGAAAAAACGCGCGTCGAATTTCAAGAACCCAAACGAACTCTTGTCGGTCACTTTCGACACGAACTCGGACACTATTATTGGGATTTGCTCGTCAGAGATTTTCGAGTGGAAGAGAGTCGCCATCTCTTTGGAGACGAGCGCAATCCAACGTATGCCGATTCTCAGAAGCGGTACTATCAGCAGGGCCCTGCCAAAAACTGGCAACAGAGCTATGTCTCGGGATACGCTTCCATGCATCCTTGGGAAGATTTTGCTGAAACGTTCCAGGCATACTTGGATATGGCGACCATTCTGTCGACGACAGAACATTTTGGCCTCGTAACCACCAGTTACGAGAACTTTGATTCCATGCTCGCAGCCTATAGTCGGGTGGGAATTATCGCCAACGAACTAAACCGGGATATGGGGCTACTCGATTTGGTCCCCCAGATATTCAACGATTCCGTCGTTGAGAAACTGAGGTTTATTCATCAACTCCCAGTAAAGACCGAAAAGGTCACACCCGCCCTAACGCAGAATTGA
- a CDS encoding DUF421 domain-containing protein produces MFKEWIYSDWSELGMVLLSGVLTYAAILIYTRLVGLRSFSKMSAADFAMTVAVGSIFASTISSSTPTLFVGLTALAVLFVGQWMLAFFRRNSHSFSQLVDNQPLLLMAGNQMLDENLKRANVTQSDVYGKLREANALKYDEVLAVVFETTGDISVLHSNASDASLEQDFVRDVIDHELIYDQKHAGK; encoded by the coding sequence ATGTTTAAAGAATGGATTTACTCCGATTGGTCGGAATTAGGAATGGTATTGCTCTCCGGTGTCCTCACCTACGCTGCCATCTTGATCTACACGAGGCTGGTCGGCTTAAGAAGTTTTTCAAAAATGTCCGCTGCGGATTTCGCAATGACCGTGGCGGTGGGATCAATTTTTGCTTCCACGATATCAAGCTCGACCCCGACGCTGTTTGTTGGATTAACGGCCTTGGCCGTCTTGTTCGTGGGCCAATGGATGCTGGCTTTCTTTAGACGCAATTCCCACAGCTTCAGCCAGCTTGTGGATAACCAACCGCTGCTGTTGATGGCCGGCAATCAAATGCTTGACGAAAACCTAAAGCGAGCAAACGTGACTCAGTCGGACGTTTATGGAAAGCTCCGCGAAGCGAATGCGCTGAAGTACGATGAGGTCTTGGCAGTGGTGTTCGAAACGACAGGCGATATTTCTGTGCTGCATTCCAATGCTTCAGACGCGTCGCTGGAACAGGATTTTGTTCGAGATGTGATTGACCACGAATTGATCTATGACCAAAAACATGCTGGCAAATAA
- the sbnA gene encoding 2,3-diaminopropionate biosynthesis protein SbnA, whose amino-acid sequence MTTIEQSTSAGIMAAVGNTPLVRLSRYLENPTVQLYAKLECCNPGGSAKDRPAYEMIKAGLEAGQIDATSTIVESSSGNMGIGLAQACGFFGLKLICVVDPRTQAQNIQIMQALGAEVQMVERPVEDDFLQARLNRVCWLLENIEGSYWPNQYANEYNPRSHELGTIREIDEELNGEIDFLFVATSSTGTARGCQDYLRRHRRRTEVVAVDAVGSVLFGGEPGPRHIPGLGTGRVPKLARGQAFDFIRRVTDLDCVVECRRLAKREAILAGGSAGGVLSTIRAMQEQLTGKSCVAILHDSGTRYLDTVFNDAWVESTLGCSSAELQRLIHSSTPVSEGVEDQCQVLA is encoded by the coding sequence ATGACAACAATCGAGCAATCAACATCTGCAGGCATCATGGCGGCAGTGGGCAACACTCCATTGGTACGGCTATCCCGGTATTTAGAGAATCCAACGGTCCAACTGTATGCCAAGCTCGAATGTTGCAATCCGGGCGGCAGCGCTAAGGATAGGCCCGCCTATGAAATGATTAAGGCCGGGTTAGAAGCAGGCCAGATTGATGCGACGTCGACCATCGTCGAATCGTCTTCGGGCAATATGGGAATTGGCTTGGCACAGGCTTGCGGCTTTTTTGGACTCAAGTTGATTTGCGTCGTGGATCCCCGTACGCAGGCACAAAACATCCAGATCATGCAGGCTTTGGGAGCTGAGGTCCAGATGGTGGAACGGCCGGTGGAAGATGATTTTTTACAAGCGCGTCTCAATCGTGTCTGCTGGTTGCTGGAGAATATTGAAGGAAGCTACTGGCCCAACCAGTATGCCAACGAATATAACCCACGGTCTCACGAACTAGGGACCATTCGAGAAATCGATGAGGAGCTGAACGGAGAGATCGACTTTCTTTTTGTCGCCACCAGCAGTACCGGCACTGCACGCGGTTGTCAGGATTATTTACGTCGCCATCGCCGACGGACTGAGGTTGTCGCCGTGGATGCGGTCGGCAGTGTCTTGTTTGGTGGAGAACCCGGCCCACGACATATCCCTGGTCTGGGAACCGGGCGGGTCCCCAAATTGGCTCGTGGTCAGGCGTTTGATTTCATTCGCCGCGTGACGGATCTGGACTGTGTAGTGGAATGTCGCCGATTGGCGAAGCGCGAGGCGATCTTAGCCGGAGGATCGGCAGGCGGCGTTCTATCAACCATCCGTGCCATGCAAGAACAACTGACAGGCAAGTCCTGTGTTGCGATCTTACATGATTCGGGCACACGCTACCTAGACACAGTCTTTAATGATGCCTGGGTGGAATCGACGCTGGGATGTTCATCGGCAGAGTTACAACGACTGATCCACTCTAGCACTCCTGTCAGCGAAGGGGTTGAAGATCAATGTCAAGTGCTAGCGTGA
- a CDS encoding FAD/NAD(P)-binding protein: protein MKDNIVGSPQSSCGEARFRIAVIGCGPKGLFCLERLLERLTSVENRRGLEIVIFEQAPYPGAGQVYDLRQPDYLRMNFASHNISAWPPNGHLNSFPQPTLVDWLQQYFPHMAKPDAFIPRALVGEYLHWCFQEVFKQLKRLAAVRIERASVSQITREGQSWRVDSPHDSTVYDEVLLTVGHEGWRTSLPQKLAGHPADVNSVFPTEKQLSVDHVRPQSTVVIRGFGLTAIDAILAMTEGRGGHLKRRDGKWFYTPSGQEPSTIIPCSRSGRPMFAKPVPGKALVPEKVKNIWPRYREVLLQLPAQTDGLDFERDMWPVIQDAAKYAFNLCGGRGARQWFDSWYMVDCDGQTAAELMQQSYRVAMGQQNPSAAWAWGEAWRQLYPALVARISHGGLKDNSWADFHPLAAEMERLAFGPPAENLGRLLALIEHQIVDLRFVSGCYPGTESRSIETESGTTQLAVDHFVNAVLPAPSELAPEGLLAALVQDRLVSRHEPSQALLVNREARPLDSAGHPTAGLALFGRCTEGCILGNDTLSRTMHDHPETWANSVCRHLLCSKGKTHE from the coding sequence GTGAAAGACAACATAGTCGGTTCTCCGCAATCGAGTTGCGGAGAGGCACGGTTTCGAATCGCTGTTATCGGATGTGGTCCCAAAGGGCTGTTCTGTTTAGAGCGGTTGCTGGAGAGGCTCACTTCAGTAGAGAATCGTCGGGGGCTGGAAATTGTGATCTTTGAGCAGGCTCCCTACCCTGGTGCGGGGCAAGTGTACGATTTGCGTCAGCCGGACTACTTGCGCATGAATTTTGCATCACACAACATCAGTGCATGGCCGCCGAATGGTCACTTGAACTCGTTTCCCCAACCTACGCTGGTGGATTGGCTGCAGCAGTATTTTCCGCACATGGCAAAACCGGATGCGTTCATCCCCAGAGCTTTAGTCGGGGAGTATCTCCATTGGTGTTTTCAAGAGGTATTTAAGCAACTCAAGCGACTTGCCGCTGTTCGCATTGAACGCGCGTCCGTGTCGCAAATCACACGGGAGGGACAATCATGGCGTGTCGACTCCCCCCACGACTCCACGGTTTACGATGAAGTTCTCCTCACAGTGGGACACGAAGGTTGGCGAACGTCTTTGCCACAGAAGCTTGCGGGCCATCCAGCAGATGTGAATTCTGTGTTTCCCACCGAGAAGCAACTGTCGGTGGACCATGTTCGCCCCCAATCGACGGTGGTGATTCGAGGCTTCGGACTGACCGCTATCGATGCGATCCTGGCCATGACTGAAGGGCGTGGCGGACATCTGAAAAGACGTGATGGAAAATGGTTTTATACACCGTCAGGCCAGGAGCCGAGCACGATTATCCCCTGCTCCCGCTCAGGTAGACCGATGTTTGCCAAGCCGGTTCCGGGAAAAGCATTGGTCCCTGAAAAGGTTAAGAACATTTGGCCTCGATATCGCGAGGTATTGTTACAATTGCCGGCACAGACAGATGGATTGGATTTCGAACGTGACATGTGGCCGGTCATTCAAGACGCTGCGAAGTATGCCTTTAATCTTTGCGGAGGACGAGGCGCAAGACAGTGGTTTGACTCGTGGTACATGGTCGATTGTGATGGCCAAACAGCGGCGGAATTGATGCAGCAGTCCTACCGTGTGGCGATGGGTCAACAGAATCCATCCGCGGCTTGGGCATGGGGTGAAGCCTGGCGACAACTTTATCCGGCTTTGGTCGCGCGAATCAGCCACGGAGGGTTAAAGGACAATAGCTGGGCAGATTTCCACCCGTTGGCAGCGGAGATGGAACGCTTGGCCTTCGGTCCACCCGCTGAGAACCTAGGGCGACTGCTGGCATTAATTGAGCACCAGATTGTCGATCTACGCTTTGTGAGCGGTTGCTACCCAGGGACAGAGTCGAGATCCATCGAGACAGAATCAGGAACCACGCAACTCGCTGTCGACCACTTTGTGAATGCCGTCCTCCCCGCACCATCGGAACTGGCCCCGGAAGGATTGTTGGCAGCGTTGGTTCAAGACAGACTTGTTAGTCGGCATGAGCCTAGCCAAGCGTTGTTGGTCAACCGTGAGGCGCGTCCCTTGGACAGTGCTGGACACCCAACCGCTGGATTAGCACTTTTCGGGCGCTGCACAGAAGGGTGCATTTTAGGAAACGATACTTTGAGCCGGACGATGCACGATCATCCCGAGACTTGGGCAAATTCCGTTTGCA